The Anoplopoma fimbria isolate UVic2021 breed Golden Eagle Sablefish chromosome 9, Afim_UVic_2022, whole genome shotgun sequence genome contains the following window.
ATGTACTATGTCACCAAGCTCATCGTCGACTCCTTTAAAATTGAGAGTGGAGAAGCCCCAGACCTGTTAAATGTGATCACCGATGTCCTCACTGAGTCAATTATACaggtaaaatgtaatttccgATTATGTTCCTTGTGCAAACTGCCTTGCTGCCATTTAAATTTTCTATTTTAGCTATCCAGACTGAAATTCATTAAGCTGTAATGAAGTTGTAAGGAGCCTCAGTGGTGCACATCTGGATACATCCTATCTAATGCCCAGAACAGACAGAACTGTGATACCCTTAGACATAcatagaagtaaaaaaaattgcacagaagacaaaatgaaagttctggttttagaaattattttccagcaagTGCAAAAGGTACAGATCTTTTGGCTATGCCAGTAGCCATTTAGCTTCACTTGAACTTGTCGCAAACAACAAGTGTGAATCAATTTATCACCAGTAGGTGTATGAAATTATCACCTCTGGGTAGATAGGTGATTTTAGCGGCATTAACGGTGAGCTTAATTGGTCACACTCTTTGGTTTGTCACTGTAATTCAAGACAGATGGTGACTTGAACAGCAGTCTGGCTGATACAGAAGCCACTTCACAATTGTTAGTGTTGTGTATATTCACTCCACAGTAACTTCTTCATCATTTCTGTGTTTggaattgtgttgttttttctctttaaaagaaATGACCAGTGTATCAGAGAAATAAATACCACTATATAACATTACTATTTATGTCTTGGTTTTACATTTCTGCATGTTCTTTCCCTCCAACTTAGTTGGATCAGGCTGTCATTAGTGGGATTGCCATCGGTGACCCAGCAGCCAGGAACAAGAGCCTCATCAAGAAATGGTGCCAAACCTTCACCAACACAGTAAGTCCAAGGCATGTCAGCAACGTagcaaacatttcaaaacatcaTGAAGATTCAAATGGTTATTGTCAAACTGCTGCTGCGTTTCAGACCTTGATGAACGTCACAGTTCCTGGTCCCGAAAACTGCacttctccgtctctctgctggGACGATGGCAACTACACCTTCACGCTGAAGAACATTTCTGAAACTTACAATGTCCAGAAATGTAAGACCagttttcacagtatttatactcttttattattatggattttttaaatcaataatttggttTTTATGGGTTCATTGACCCCATTTCCAACATCAGAAGACAGCCGTTTTTAGCAAAAAGAAAGTGATCACCTTCTAGCAACACATCAACCATAACAACTCTATTAGGTgatactaaaaataaatgtgtgtttttcaagtTGTTGTATAGTTCTTCTGCCCCCATttggcaaaaagaaaatcaatttgtGCAGCTTAGAAATAAGAAGGATGTTGTGTCCGTATCGTAactttcatttgtgtttgtctgtccttAGGTAAGCATCTCTTTGTGAATGTGAATCTGTCCGACCTGGCAGTGGGTCTGATCCTGCTGGCTCTTTCTCTGCTGGTGCTCTGCTCCTGCCTGATCCTGATCGTCAAGCTGCTCAACTCCATGCTGAAGGGACAGGTGGCTGCAGTCATCAAGAAGATCCTCAACACCAGTAGGTGGCACACTCATGTGCAATGAATGCAATGTGATTGAGTTGGTTAGTAATGCAtgaatgttgtgtttctgtttgtgcgTGCAGATTTCCCTTTTCCATTTGGTTGGGTCACAGGTTACATTGCCATTTTAGTCGGAGCTGGAATGACCTTCATTGTGCAGAGCAGTTCGGTTTTCACTTCTGCTATTACTCCACTTGTTGGTGAGgtcaatcattcattcatccatccatccatccatccatttcattcatctctggttttttttttcatttcaaaagtcTATGTAACATTttgcactttcttttttttgcaaattcccATAGATAGGGGattttattctgcttttcttaatgtttctgtattttcttattctctctGGTGACGTTTTAGGCAGTAAACCATTGTTCAGACACTGTCTCTCCAACAAAGATAGGTTGAATACAGTGGAGAGGGATCTAGAGAGCACACAAACTTAACTTGTTTTcccattttctctttaaatagGTATtggtgtcatcagcatagaAAGAGCATACCCATTGTCTCTGGGTTCAAATATTGGCACAACCACCACAGCCATCCTGGCAGCTATGGCTAGTCCTGGAGACACACTGGCTAATGCTCTACAGGTCGGTAATTCCCATCAAATGAATGGTTCAATTTAAAcagaagtaaatatatatacagtatatttttttacaattttggaCTCTTGGAcaagattttttgttttttacatgttaaGCTGTCCTGagaatgaataacaataaatatttgtCACTGTATCAATtcaatactgtttttttttttatctagtaTAAAATGTAGCATACATTCTACATGGTTgggaaattattataaaaaatgacaGACCTGTATGGTAAACTGttacctttttttcattaaatacattatattagtAGTATCATAGTATGTTATagagttattatttattattatttcatgagGAGGAAAATAATAACTGAAGCATATCAATAacgtttgttgttgttctttccagATCGCCCTTGTGCACTTCCTGTTCAACATCTCAGGCATCATTCTGTGGTATCCAATCCCCTTCACTCGCCTCCCTATCCGGCTGGCTAAAGGCCTGGGCAACATCACAGCCTCCTACCGCTGGTTTGCTGGCGTCTATAtcatctccttcttcttccttttacCGCTCCTCATCTTCAGCCTGTCGCTGGCTGGCTGGCAGGTACTGGCGGGTGTGGGTGCACCTCTGGTGATCATGTTAATCATCATCTTGGTGATCAACCTGCTGCAGAAACGGAAACCCGGGTGTCTGCCTGCAGCACTGCGATCCTGGgacttcctccctctctgggCCCACTCCCTGGCTCCCTGGGACAAAGTGGTTGGGGTATTTACTGCCAaatgctgttgctgctgcaaaTGCTGCCAGCTCGCTGCTGACGACCAAGAACCCGGAGAGAAAGaatctgtggaaaaaaactataaatcacACACAGAGGTGTATGATAACCCTGCAATGAGTGCAGAGAAAGAAGTGGAAAACGAGATAAATTTAGAActaaagattttaaaaatgaccCGACTTTGagattttatatatacatataagtGCATTGGTCATTTGAAAAGGACCAAACACATTTTGGCAGAACTCTCAAATTTCTGTAATATTTATGTTAGCGtatgaatgaaataatgaaaaagaaaaggaaaataacatgGAGTAAAGGGTTGGCCTTGGTCACCTGCGTGATGttggcaaaaacatttttttttattatcgtCAACCAATCCCAAGGAATATGTTAGTCCATCTCTCCAATACTCTGACTTTCCATGCCTCAAGCATTAAGCCAGTTGGCTCCTGcgaaagacataaaaaaaagactgttaaAAACAGCTTACAAacatatagatttattttttaaagtcataataatttcctaaaacagctggacaCTGTAATTTATATCAAACACTACTCAAACAGAAGCAAGAGGTGAATTGGGTTTTGAGTTTGAGAATTTGGTAGTTCGGAAAAGGTCAGCTGTAGACAAGATGTCCGACCCAGTCCGCAGAGCCTTAAATCCCTGCACCCTTTGCGGCACAGAGCACTTTCAGTTGTTTATTctaagtttattaatattgaacttGTATCCAAATCACACCAACTTCGACACTTTTTTGATCCCCAGCAATATAATAGCAAAATGTGAGGTAGACCAGTTGACAATTCTAAAGATGAGCGAATAACATACAGACAACAATTCCTTGCTTTCTATTTAGATAATGTTGTTGTAACCGAGGTAAATGAAACGATTAATCATGATATTGATTTTAAGAGATATTGCCCAGACAtactaattagcaaatgtaagcatgctaacattcaaAAGTAGGAGAACATTTACGATAtgcctgctaaacatcagcagtGTGACgttgagcatgttagcatgctaactttagCATTTATCTTAAAGCACCAATGTGTCTCACGAAGCTGCTAGCACGGCTGCAGACGTTTTGTCTTGTTTGACAGCATGAGGTCCATGTAATGCGGGAATAATCAGGGTTTTTTgggacaataagaaaaatactgGAATATTACCAGACTTATACTATAGTATTTGAGTTTCTAAAGTGTCACTATGAtagcataaaataataaatcaccatttaaacattttccagaTGTAGCAGGAGATGTTATCTATGAGATCACATAAATGCtgaaatacaa
Protein-coding sequences here:
- the LOC129095826 gene encoding sodium-dependent phosphate transport protein 2B-like, with protein sequence MRVLVSVGKFILLLGFLYMFICSLDILSSAFQLVGGKAAGDILQDNTILSNPLAGLVIGVLVTLLVQSSSTSSSIVVSMVSSGLLTVQLAVPIIMGTNIGTSVTNTLVAMTQAGDRSTFRRAFAGATVHDFFNWLSVLVLLPLETATGYMYYVTKLIVDSFKIESGEAPDLLNVITDVLTESIIQLDQAVISGIAIGDPAARNKSLIKKWCQTFTNTVSLQTLMNVTVPGPENCTSPSLCWDDGNYTFTLKNISETYNVQKCKHLFVNVNLSDLAVGLILLALSLLVLCSCLILIVKLLNSMLKGQVAAVIKKILNTNFPFPFGWVTGYIAILVGAGMTFIVQSSSVFTSAITPLVGIGVISIERAYPLSLGSNIGTTTTAILAAMASPGDTLANALQIALVHFLFNISGIILWYPIPFTRLPIRLAKGLGNITASYRWFAGVYIISFFFLLPLLIFSLSLAGWQVLAGVGAPLVIMLIIILVINLLQKRKPGCLPAALRSWDFLPLWAHSLAPWDKVVGVFTAKCCCCCKCCQLAADDQEPGEKESVEKNYKSHTEVYDNPAMSAEKEVENEINLELKILKMTRL